In Luteitalea sp. TBR-22, one genomic interval encodes:
- a CDS encoding sulfite exporter TauE/SafE family protein: protein MTALLAGLAFGLVGSGHCAAMCGPLVLLATPKGQGLGAHAHVSTPRLATHATLYHLGRLCTYLVLGAAAGLAGSALAQLGLGRALAILAGVALLLQGLAATRVVSARLGTHRLAAGVTGALGRAGAWMRTHQVSGPLLFGALNGLLPCGLLYAALTAAAGFGHFGQALLFMGAFAVGTTPVLAALGIAGGAFTARVPRVMRSAAPVALALVGVLLIMRGVSAPHGAHAPAAATDTAVHAHHH from the coding sequence ATGACCGCGCTGCTGGCCGGCCTCGCCTTCGGCCTGGTGGGCAGCGGGCATTGCGCGGCGATGTGCGGGCCGCTCGTGCTGCTGGCGACGCCCAAGGGGCAGGGGCTCGGCGCCCACGCCCACGTGTCGACGCCGCGTCTGGCCACCCACGCGACGCTCTACCATCTCGGGCGCCTCTGCACGTATCTCGTGCTCGGCGCCGCGGCAGGCCTGGCGGGCAGCGCGCTCGCGCAGCTCGGGCTCGGCCGTGCCCTGGCGATCCTGGCTGGCGTCGCGCTCCTGCTGCAGGGACTGGCGGCGACCCGCGTCGTGTCCGCGCGACTGGGCACCCACCGGCTCGCGGCTGGCGTCACCGGCGCGCTCGGGCGCGCCGGCGCGTGGATGCGCACCCACCAGGTGAGTGGACCGCTGCTGTTCGGAGCCCTGAACGGTCTGCTTCCCTGTGGCCTGCTCTACGCCGCGCTGACGGCAGCCGCAGGCTTCGGGCACTTCGGTCAGGCGCTGCTGTTCATGGGCGCCTTTGCGGTGGGCACCACCCCCGTGCTCGCCGCGCTCGGCATCGCCGGCGGTGCGTTCACCGCCCGAGTGCCGCGCGTCATGCGCTCCGCCGCGCCCGTGGCCCTCGCGCTCGTCGGCGTGCTGCTCATCATGCGCGGCGTGTCGGCGCCCCACGGCGCGCATGCGCCAGCAGCCGCCACCGACACCGCCGTCCACGCACACCACCACTGA
- a CDS encoding FixH family protein: MKIRIHWGVAIAIFYTAFALSTVGFVAFAMTRDVELVSDDYYAQALAHDRRMQATANADGLGQAVSARVEGGQVRLQLPREMASRVRGTATLYRASDARADRAEALVPGADGAQVMATAGLPSGHWRIKLQWSADGRDYYVERDIRLP, encoded by the coding sequence ATGAAGATCCGCATTCATTGGGGCGTCGCGATCGCCATCTTCTACACGGCCTTCGCGCTGAGCACCGTCGGCTTCGTGGCCTTCGCCATGACCCGCGACGTCGAGCTCGTGAGCGACGACTACTACGCGCAGGCGCTCGCCCACGATCGCCGCATGCAGGCGACGGCCAATGCCGACGGGCTCGGCCAGGCCGTGTCGGCGCGCGTGGAGGGCGGGCAGGTGCGCCTGCAGTTGCCACGGGAGATGGCCTCGCGCGTGCGCGGCACGGCGACGCTGTACCGCGCGTCGGATGCGCGCGCCGATCGCGCCGAGGCGCTCGTTCCTGGCGCGGACGGTGCCCAGGTCATGGCCACCGCGGGCCTGCCGAGCGGGCACTGGCGGATCAAGCTGCAGTGGTCGGCCGACGGGCGCGACTACTACGTCGAGCGCGACATCCGCCTGCCATGA
- the ccoG gene encoding cytochrome c oxidase accessory protein CcoG, translating to MTTETTAPHGFDEDHDDFRNELASVHKDGRRKWVYARKPSGRFYAARTYVSYVLLALLFFGPFVTLHGQPILLLNVLERKFIVFGIVFWPQDFYLLVLCVLTGFLTIALVTSAVGRIWCGWMCPQTIFLEMLFRKIEWLIEGSAQQQVRRDKAPITFDTAWRKALKHAIFFGLSFLIANVFLAYIISADTLWTIVTDPPREHVAGLFAITVFSLVFYAVFARFREQACTLACPYGRVMGALVDQNTITITYDRTRGEPRGRMTRGAQEAARGDCIDCGQCVTVCPTGIDIRNGIQLECVACTACADACDDVMARIERPKGLIRYTSEEAVRTSQPNRLSWRVKAYATVWLLMLATAATLIARRPAMDVLILRQPGTLQTTLDDGEVSNFYNVQVINRTNSPYTLQYRVVEPKGGSITPLGPIGDMAPYGIIQSRLLLRLPGSAVTGTSTPVRIEVTQAGELVEMVDTSFLAIPNAEEHHDGREERHDGRERRERKD from the coding sequence ATGACGACCGAGACCACGGCGCCCCACGGGTTCGACGAGGATCACGACGACTTCCGGAACGAACTGGCCAGCGTCCACAAGGACGGCCGGCGCAAGTGGGTCTATGCACGCAAGCCGTCCGGGCGGTTCTACGCCGCCCGGACGTACGTCAGCTACGTGCTGCTGGCGCTGCTGTTCTTCGGGCCGTTCGTCACGCTGCACGGGCAGCCCATCCTGCTGCTCAACGTCCTCGAGCGGAAGTTCATCGTCTTCGGCATCGTCTTCTGGCCGCAGGACTTCTACCTGCTCGTGCTGTGCGTGCTCACCGGCTTCCTGACCATCGCCCTGGTGACCTCGGCGGTCGGACGCATCTGGTGCGGCTGGATGTGCCCGCAGACGATCTTCCTCGAGATGCTGTTCCGCAAGATCGAGTGGCTGATCGAGGGATCGGCGCAGCAGCAGGTGCGGCGCGACAAGGCCCCGATCACCTTCGACACCGCGTGGCGCAAGGCGCTCAAGCACGCCATCTTCTTCGGGCTGTCGTTCCTGATCGCCAACGTGTTCCTGGCCTACATCATCAGCGCCGACACGCTCTGGACCATCGTCACCGACCCGCCGCGCGAGCACGTCGCCGGCCTGTTCGCGATCACCGTCTTCAGCCTCGTGTTCTATGCCGTGTTCGCGCGCTTCCGCGAGCAGGCGTGCACCCTGGCGTGCCCCTATGGCCGGGTGATGGGCGCGCTGGTCGACCAGAACACCATCACCATCACCTACGACCGCACCCGCGGCGAGCCGCGCGGTCGCATGACCCGCGGGGCGCAGGAGGCGGCGAGGGGCGACTGCATCGACTGCGGGCAGTGCGTCACCGTGTGCCCGACCGGCATCGACATCCGCAACGGCATCCAGCTCGAATGCGTCGCGTGCACCGCGTGCGCCGACGCCTGCGACGACGTGATGGCGCGCATCGAGCGGCCGAAGGGCCTGATCCGCTACACGTCGGAGGAGGCGGTCCGCACGAGCCAGCCCAACCGCCTGAGCTGGCGCGTGAAGGCGTACGCCACCGTCTGGCTGCTGATGTTGGCGACGGCGGCGACGCTCATCGCGCGTCGTCCGGCGATGGACGTGCTGATCCTCCGCCAGCCCGGCACGCTGCAGACCACCCTCGACGACGGCGAGGTGAGCAACTTCTACAACGTGCAGGTGATCAACCGCACCAACTCGCCGTACACGCTGCAGTACCGCGTCGTCGAGCCGAAGGGCGGCAGCATCACGCCGCTCGGCCCGATCGGCGACATGGCGCCGTACGGCATCATCCAGAGCCGCTTGCTCCTGCGCCTGCCCGGATCGGCCGTGACCGGCACCAGCACGCCCGTCCGCATCGAGGTGACGCAGGCCGGCGAACTCGTGGAGATGGTCGACACGTCGTTCCTGGCCATTCCCAACGCCGAGGAGCACCATGACGGACGCGAGGAGCGCCACGACGGGCGCGAGCGCCGCGAGCGCAAGGACTGA
- a CDS encoding cbb3-type cytochrome c oxidase N-terminal domain-containing protein has product MSDKKDELLSHEYDGIREFDNALPRWWLYGFYFTIVFGIVYAINYHMLPTPIWGQPGMVAEYNAEVEAANRLAATRPKAAGPTATLAALTDADSLARGQAIFEGNDNLCHSCHRKDLGGLVGPNLTDNLWIHGCTPAELVKNVTTGFPPLGMLPYGSGKKLSDEQLLQVVSYVLSKQGSNPVNPRAVNPDREKPCS; this is encoded by the coding sequence GTGAGCGACAAGAAGGACGAACTGCTCAGCCACGAGTACGACGGCATCCGCGAGTTCGACAACGCGCTGCCGCGGTGGTGGCTCTATGGCTTCTACTTCACCATCGTCTTCGGGATCGTGTACGCGATCAATTACCACATGCTTCCCACGCCGATCTGGGGGCAGCCGGGCATGGTGGCCGAGTACAACGCGGAGGTCGAGGCGGCCAATCGCCTCGCCGCCACCCGGCCGAAGGCGGCCGGGCCGACCGCGACGCTCGCCGCCCTCACCGACGCCGACAGCCTCGCCAGGGGCCAGGCCATCTTCGAGGGCAACGACAACCTGTGCCATTCGTGCCACCGCAAGGACCTCGGCGGCCTCGTGGGCCCGAACCTCACCGACAACCTGTGGATCCACGGCTGCACGCCGGCGGAACTGGTCAAGAACGTGACCACGGGCTTCCCGCCGCTCGGCATGCTGCCGTACGGCAGCGGCAAGAAGCTGTCGGACGAGCAGCTCCTGCAGGTGGTGAGCTACGTGCTCTCGAAGCAGGGGAGCAACCCCGTCAACCCGCGCGCGGTCAACCCCGATCGGGAAAAGCCCTGCAGCTAG
- the ccoN gene encoding cytochrome-c oxidase, cbb3-type subunit I — protein MHDVNQSPGAGPSAQQSAAVETFAYDNAIVRNFIIATSIWGVVGFLVGLIIALKLVMPEFLNFIPQLSYGRLRPLHTNAVIFAFAGNAIFVGVYYSLQRLCKARMFSDLLSTLHFWGWQLIIVSAALTLPFGITTSKEYAELEWPIDIAITLVWVVFGLNMLGTVFKRRERHMYVAVWFYLSTFITVALLHVVNSFELPVTFLKSYSFYAGVQDALVQWWYGHNAVAFFLTTPFLGIMYYFIPKASGRPVFSYRLSIIHFWALIFIYIWAGPHHLLYTALPDWAQTLGTVFSFMLIAPSWGGMVNGLLTLRGAWDRVREDPVLKFLVVGVTAYGMSTFEGPMMSLKNVNAITHYTDYIIAHVHVGALGWNGGLTFAMLYYIVPRIYGTKLYSVKLANTHFWLATLGVLFYAIPLYIAGITQSLMWKEFTPDGALRYGNFLETVVRILPMYWLRIGGGTIFLVGSLLALFNLYKTAKSGVFQPGEEAQAVPLRALPEKAGTAWHRALEGRPTQFAVLTLLAVIIGGAVEYIPTALIRANIPTIATVHPYTPLELEGRDLYIREGCLGCHSQMIRPMRAETERYGEYSKPGEFVYDHPFLWGSKRTGPDLHRVGGKYPDSWHFLHMKNPRSTSPGSIMPAYPWMYTDKLDDTHIEGKIITLRKLGVPYPDGYEQQARADMQAQAAQIAERLKGAGMDTSADREIVALIAYLQRLGTDAKAKPEATQAALLPNGGGR, from the coding sequence ATGCATGACGTGAATCAGTCGCCCGGTGCCGGGCCCAGCGCGCAGCAGTCGGCTGCCGTCGAGACCTTCGCGTACGACAACGCGATCGTCAGGAACTTCATCATCGCGACCTCGATCTGGGGCGTGGTCGGCTTCCTCGTCGGGCTGATCATCGCCCTGAAGCTGGTGATGCCGGAGTTCCTGAACTTCATCCCGCAGCTGTCGTACGGCCGCCTGCGCCCGCTGCACACCAACGCGGTGATCTTCGCCTTCGCGGGCAACGCGATCTTCGTCGGCGTGTACTACTCGCTGCAGCGCCTGTGCAAGGCGCGCATGTTCAGCGACCTGCTGTCGACGCTGCACTTCTGGGGCTGGCAGCTGATCATCGTCTCGGCCGCGCTGACGCTGCCGTTCGGCATCACCACGAGCAAGGAGTACGCCGAGCTCGAGTGGCCGATCGACATCGCGATCACGCTGGTGTGGGTGGTGTTCGGCCTGAACATGCTCGGCACCGTCTTCAAGCGGCGCGAGCGCCACATGTACGTGGCGGTGTGGTTCTACCTGTCGACGTTCATCACCGTGGCGCTGCTGCACGTCGTCAACTCGTTCGAGCTGCCGGTCACGTTCCTCAAGAGCTACTCGTTCTACGCCGGCGTGCAGGACGCGCTGGTGCAGTGGTGGTACGGCCACAACGCGGTCGCGTTCTTCCTGACCACGCCGTTCCTCGGGATCATGTACTACTTCATCCCGAAGGCCTCGGGCCGGCCCGTGTTCTCGTACCGGCTGTCGATCATCCACTTCTGGGCGCTGATCTTCATCTACATCTGGGCCGGCCCGCACCACCTGCTGTACACGGCGCTGCCCGACTGGGCGCAGACGCTCGGCACGGTGTTCTCGTTCATGCTCATCGCGCCCTCGTGGGGCGGCATGGTCAACGGCCTGCTGACGCTGCGCGGCGCGTGGGATCGGGTCCGCGAGGATCCGGTGCTGAAGTTCCTCGTCGTCGGCGTCACCGCCTACGGCATGTCGACGTTCGAGGGGCCGATGATGTCGCTCAAGAACGTCAACGCCATCACGCACTACACGGACTACATCATCGCCCACGTGCACGTCGGCGCCCTCGGCTGGAACGGCGGGCTGACGTTCGCGATGCTGTACTACATCGTGCCGCGCATCTACGGCACGAAGCTGTACTCGGTGAAGCTGGCCAACACGCACTTCTGGCTCGCGACGCTCGGCGTGCTGTTCTACGCGATCCCGCTCTACATCGCCGGCATCACCCAGTCGCTGATGTGGAAGGAGTTCACGCCGGACGGCGCGCTGCGCTACGGCAACTTCCTGGAGACCGTCGTCCGGATCCTGCCGATGTACTGGCTGCGCATCGGTGGCGGCACCATCTTCCTGGTCGGCTCCCTGCTCGCGCTCTTCAACCTGTACAAGACGGCGAAGTCCGGCGTGTTCCAGCCGGGCGAGGAGGCGCAGGCCGTGCCGCTGCGCGCCCTGCCGGAGAAGGCCGGCACCGCGTGGCACCGCGCCCTCGAGGGACGGCCGACGCAGTTTGCCGTCCTGACGCTGCTGGCCGTGATCATCGGCGGCGCCGTGGAATACATCCCCACCGCGCTGATCCGCGCCAACATCCCGACCATCGCGACGGTGCACCCCTACACGCCGCTCGAGCTCGAGGGCCGCGACCTGTACATCCGCGAGGGCTGCCTCGGCTGCCACTCGCAGATGATTCGCCCGATGCGCGCCGAGACCGAGCGGTACGGCGAGTACAGCAAGCCCGGCGAGTTCGTGTACGACCACCCGTTCCTGTGGGGATCCAAGCGCACCGGGCCGGACCTGCACCGCGTCGGCGGCAAGTACCCCGACTCGTGGCACTTCCTCCACATGAAGAACCCGCGGTCCACCTCGCCGGGCTCGATCATGCCGGCCTACCCGTGGATGTACACCGACAAGCTCGACGACACGCACATCGAGGGCAAGATCATCACCCTGCGCAAGCTCGGCGTGCCCTACCCCGATGGCTACGAGCAGCAGGCCCGCGCCGACATGCAGGCGCAGGCCGCGCAGATCGCCGAGCGCCTCAAGGGCGCCGGCATGGACACGTCCGCCGATCGCGAGATCGTCGCGCTCATCGCCTACCTGCAGCGCCTCGGCACCGACGCCAAGGCGAAGCCGGAGGCCACGCAGGCGGCGCTGCTGCCGAACGGGGGAGGCCGCTGA
- the ccoS gene encoding cbb3-type cytochrome oxidase assembly protein CcoS yields the protein MNVIFFLIAAGAVVAGGFLAAFVWAVRSGQFDDTTTPAVRVILDEPGRSAPRPK from the coding sequence ATGAACGTCATCTTCTTCCTCATCGCTGCCGGCGCCGTGGTCGCCGGCGGTTTCCTGGCCGCCTTCGTCTGGGCCGTGCGGTCAGGGCAGTTCGACGACACCACCACGCCGGCTGTCAGGGTGATCCTCGACGAGCCAGGCCGGTCCGCCCCTCGACCTAAGTGA
- a CDS encoding heavy metal translocating P-type ATPase metal-binding domain-containing protein: MSEAPVLCLHCGDTCADQGVSTPAGTFCCTGCESVFSILQTHGLTQFYACDTGAGLSQRTATSRDAARFAPLDDPAVAQRFIDANDGTWAHATLSVPSLHCASCLWLLEQLWRFDEGVGTSEADLMRRTVRIAFRPDRTTLRAVAERLASLGYEPVIDGERAAGRMPAARRDLYLKLGIAGFAVGNMMLFSIPRYANGAPLEPAFQRLFDSLNVLFAIPVLLYSASDFFRSAWHSLRMRAITLDVPVAMGLAVLFLRSIHDILTRSGEGFLDSFAGLVFFLLIGRLFQQMAFDRIAFDRTVRSFLPLSVRVAAGGTMTMRRIEELEPGDEIVLRPQEVVPADACLLDARGRIDLSFVTGEQEPVAVHAGETVGAGGRVVGEALHLRVLRRVSHSRLAELWNNPVFAQRESHWLTEVSARFGHWFTVGAVALAALGFWAWWPDARMAAQVATAVLIIACPCALTLAAPITLGTALGRLGEAGVYLKQGAVALDLSRVDAVAFDKTGTLTTAEAAAAIDLHGLDEADWARVRRLAAESVHPVSRALAGRLAVAGTVHDVIERVGEGIEGVVDGVPVAVGAAPLVARLAGTPIAAVPGRTWACVDGRVGWLTHHTPERPGMTEVAARLARTREAWLLSGDHDGEAPRWRPVFGDRMRFRQAPEDKLAAVRERQAAGRHVLMVGDGLNDAGALAAADVGIAVSDDTACLVPACDAVIRGDRLTLLPEVLAYARRARVAILLSFWVSVLYNTFGLWLALTGRLTPLATAILMPVSSMTVVGVGVGLMRFRAPGGAAR; encoded by the coding sequence TTGTCCGAGGCGCCCGTGCTCTGCCTCCACTGCGGCGACACGTGCGCCGACCAGGGCGTGAGCACGCCTGCCGGGACGTTCTGCTGCACCGGCTGCGAGTCGGTCTTCTCGATCCTGCAGACGCACGGCCTCACGCAGTTCTACGCCTGCGACACGGGCGCCGGGCTGTCGCAGCGCACCGCGACATCGCGAGACGCCGCGCGCTTCGCGCCACTCGACGATCCGGCCGTCGCCCAGCGCTTCATCGACGCGAATGACGGCACGTGGGCCCATGCCACCCTGTCGGTGCCCTCCCTGCACTGCGCCTCGTGCCTGTGGTTGCTGGAGCAGCTGTGGCGGTTCGACGAGGGCGTCGGCACGAGCGAGGCCGACCTGATGCGCCGCACCGTGCGCATCGCCTTCCGTCCCGACCGGACGACGCTGCGGGCCGTCGCCGAGCGCCTCGCCTCCCTCGGCTACGAGCCGGTCATCGACGGCGAGCGTGCCGCGGGCCGGATGCCGGCGGCACGGCGCGACCTGTACCTCAAGCTCGGCATCGCCGGCTTCGCCGTCGGCAACATGATGCTGTTCAGCATCCCGCGCTACGCCAACGGCGCGCCGCTCGAGCCGGCCTTCCAGCGGTTGTTCGACTCGCTCAACGTGCTGTTCGCCATCCCGGTCCTGCTGTACAGCGCGTCGGACTTCTTCCGCTCGGCCTGGCACAGCCTGCGGATGCGGGCCATCACCCTCGACGTGCCGGTGGCCATGGGCCTGGCGGTGCTGTTCCTGCGAAGCATCCACGACATCCTGACCCGCAGCGGCGAGGGCTTCCTCGACTCCTTCGCCGGGCTGGTGTTCTTCCTGCTGATCGGCCGCCTGTTCCAGCAGATGGCGTTCGACCGCATCGCCTTCGACCGCACCGTCCGCTCGTTCCTGCCGCTCTCGGTGCGGGTCGCCGCCGGCGGCACGATGACGATGCGCCGGATCGAGGAGCTCGAGCCCGGCGACGAGATCGTGCTGCGACCCCAGGAGGTCGTGCCGGCCGACGCCTGCCTGCTCGACGCGCGCGGGCGCATCGACCTGTCGTTCGTCACTGGCGAGCAGGAGCCGGTGGCGGTCCACGCCGGCGAGACGGTGGGGGCCGGGGGGCGCGTCGTCGGCGAGGCGCTGCACCTGCGCGTGCTGCGTCGCGTCTCGCACAGCCGGCTGGCCGAACTCTGGAACAACCCGGTCTTCGCGCAGCGCGAGTCGCACTGGCTGACCGAGGTGTCGGCCCGGTTCGGGCACTGGTTCACGGTCGGCGCCGTGGCCCTGGCCGCCCTGGGCTTCTGGGCGTGGTGGCCGGATGCACGGATGGCCGCGCAGGTGGCCACCGCCGTGCTCATCATCGCCTGCCCGTGTGCGCTGACGCTGGCGGCGCCGATCACGCTGGGCACCGCGCTCGGCAGGCTCGGCGAGGCGGGCGTGTACCTGAAACAGGGCGCGGTCGCGCTCGACCTCAGTCGCGTCGATGCCGTCGCGTTCGACAAGACCGGCACCCTGACCACCGCGGAGGCGGCCGCCGCAATCGACCTGCACGGCCTCGACGAGGCGGACTGGGCGCGGGTGCGTCGTCTGGCGGCCGAGTCGGTGCACCCGGTCAGCCGGGCGCTCGCCGGCCGGCTCGCCGTGGCGGGCACGGTGCACGACGTCATCGAGCGGGTCGGCGAGGGCATCGAGGGCGTGGTCGACGGGGTGCCGGTGGCGGTCGGCGCGGCGCCGTTGGTCGCGCGGCTCGCGGGGACGCCGATCGCGGCGGTGCCGGGCCGCACCTGGGCGTGCGTCGACGGCCGCGTCGGCTGGCTCACGCACCACACCCCGGAACGTCCGGGCATGACCGAGGTGGCGGCACGCCTGGCGCGGACGCGCGAGGCGTGGCTGCTGTCGGGCGATCACGACGGCGAGGCGCCCCGCTGGCGCCCCGTCTTCGGCGATCGGATGCGGTTCCGGCAGGCACCGGAAGACAAGCTCGCGGCCGTGCGCGAGCGGCAGGCCGCGGGCCGGCACGTGCTGATGGTGGGCGACGGGCTCAACGACGCCGGCGCGCTGGCGGCGGCCGACGTCGGCATCGCGGTCTCCGACGACACGGCGTGCCTGGTGCCGGCGTGCGACGCGGTGATCCGCGGCGATCGCCTGACGCTGCTGCCCGAGGTGCTGGCGTACGCGCGGCGCGCCCGGGTGGCGATCCTCCTCAGCTTCTGGGTATCGGTCCTCTACAACACGTTCGGCCTGTGGCTCGCGCTCACCGGCCGTCTCACGCCGCTCGCCACGGCCATCCTGATGCCGGTCAGTTCCATGACCGTCGTCGGCGTGGGCGTCGGACTGATGCGGTTCAGGGCCCCTGGAGGGGCAGCGCGATGA
- the trxA gene encoding thioredoxin — translation MSGLHVDARGLITTCPSCGAANRLPFAHLGQPTRCGKCHTDIGAPTEPVEVPSTALFDALVLSSRLPVLVDFWAEWCGPCRMVAPQVALVAQRNGGRLLVAKVDTDALGDLSARLGIRSIPTLAVFDRGDLVARTAGAMPADRIEAFVRDAIADGD, via the coding sequence ATGTCCGGCCTGCATGTGGACGCCCGCGGCCTGATCACGACGTGCCCGTCGTGCGGCGCCGCCAACCGCCTCCCGTTCGCGCACCTCGGCCAGCCGACGCGCTGCGGCAAGTGCCACACCGACATCGGGGCGCCCACCGAGCCCGTCGAGGTCCCCTCGACCGCCCTGTTCGACGCGCTCGTCTTGTCGTCGCGCCTGCCCGTGCTGGTGGACTTCTGGGCCGAGTGGTGCGGGCCCTGTCGGATGGTGGCGCCGCAGGTCGCGCTCGTCGCGCAGCGCAACGGCGGCCGGCTGCTGGTCGCCAAGGTGGACACCGACGCCCTCGGGGACCTGTCGGCCCGGCTCGGTATCCGATCGATCCCCACGCTGGCCGTGTTCGACCGGGGCGACCTCGTCGCCCGCACGGCCGGCGCGATGCCGGCCGACCGGATCGAGGCGTTCGTGAGGGACGCGATCGCCGACGGCGACTGA
- a CDS encoding nuclear transport factor 2 family protein: protein MRTPCRRLTTFALAAVASFALVVPAAAQAPSAEEREVIAATQRLFDAMAACDEAAIRALTVPEGRFYRVTVGADRPPSSVTLDEFATSFGKCGRKMLERMWAPQVRVHKGIATLWAPYDFWLNGAFSHCGIDSFELVKVGDGWKLTGGTYTMERDGCAPSPLGPPK, encoded by the coding sequence ATGCGCACACCCTGCCGCCGCCTCACGACGTTCGCCCTCGCCGCCGTCGCTTCGTTCGCGCTCGTCGTGCCCGCCGCTGCACAGGCGCCCTCAGCCGAGGAGCGCGAGGTCATCGCGGCCACGCAGAGGTTGTTCGATGCGATGGCGGCCTGTGACGAGGCGGCCATCCGTGCGTTGACCGTGCCAGAGGGACGCTTCTACCGCGTGACCGTCGGCGCCGACAGGCCGCCGAGCAGTGTCACGCTGGACGAGTTCGCGACCAGCTTCGGCAAGTGCGGCCGGAAGATGCTCGAGCGCATGTGGGCGCCGCAGGTCCGTGTCCACAAGGGCATCGCCACGCTGTGGGCGCCCTACGACTTCTGGCTGAACGGCGCGTTCTCGCACTGCGGCATCGACAGCTTCGAACTGGTGAAGGTCGGCGACGGGTGGAAGCTCACCGGCGGGACCTACACGATGGAGCGCGACGGCTGCGCCCCCAGCCCGCTCGGACCGCCGAAGTAG